One stretch of Lacrimispora sphenoides DNA includes these proteins:
- a CDS encoding helix-turn-helix transcriptional regulator, producing MGYVSDNLNLLSDIAKCIAMQFGENCEVVLHDLTLPYDQTIVAIWNGHVTGRKVGDGGTNAGLEILKGSTSPEDQYSYVNATPTGRILRSSSKYFRDEYGKVNGSLCINLDITDMIKCENTLRTFTCSSSQALTQTPELFVGNVDELLEIMMKDAVNMTGKSVGNLTKEEKVSVVHTLDDKGFFLIKKAAEKLADFLGLSRYSIYNYLNESTH from the coding sequence ATGGGATATGTTTCTGATAACCTGAACCTGTTGTCTGACATTGCTAAATGCATTGCGATGCAATTCGGAGAAAACTGTGAAGTGGTTTTACATGACCTTACCCTGCCATATGACCAGACAATCGTCGCAATCTGGAATGGACATGTGACCGGAAGAAAAGTCGGAGATGGAGGCACCAATGCCGGATTAGAGATTTTAAAGGGATCCACATCACCGGAAGACCAGTACAGCTATGTTAACGCCACACCTACCGGCCGGATCTTACGTTCTTCCAGCAAGTACTTCCGTGACGAATATGGAAAAGTGAACGGAAGCTTGTGCATTAATTTAGATATTACAGATATGATTAAATGTGAAAACACTTTACGGACCTTTACCTGTTCCAGCTCCCAGGCTCTTACCCAGACTCCTGAACTGTTTGTGGGAAATGTTGATGAACTGCTGGAAATCATGATGAAAGATGCCGTAAACATGACCGGAAAATCCGTGGGGAATTTGACAAAAGAAGAGAAGGTGTCTGTTGTCCACACCTTAGACGACAAGGGATTTTTCCTGATAAAAAAAGCGGCTGAAAAGCTGGCTGACTTTTTGGGATTGTCCAGATATAGCATTTATAATTATCTAAATGAAAGCACCCATTAA